The proteins below are encoded in one region of Rhodoluna lacicola:
- a CDS encoding DMT family transporter: MSKLQGYVYGAIAVLGFGTTFIGLALGLTEFSPTIMAIGRIIPAGIGAIIALKLGRQSLLPPRDLWSRIWLVSGGLVFGYPILSTIAMRTVPASDAGVLIALSPVAGVITAILIFRNKTPSAKFWIGALGGTFFGMLFSVSRSNGLGGGEFWGYVIMAIAVVIGAVGNSSAGALTAKYKAFYVISWAIVISIPIMLPLTIIEFIVNPITVMPSADAWFGFLFVSLYSIFLGHYFWANALNTIGIAKASQLQLAQPIVTMILAIFILRETVSAFTWFTAIAILICVGWTQRINLSRAK, encoded by the coding sequence ATGTCCAAACTCCAAGGCTATGTCTATGGCGCTATTGCGGTACTTGGCTTTGGAACAACCTTCATTGGTCTTGCACTGGGGCTCACCGAATTTTCTCCGACCATCATGGCGATTGGCAGAATTATTCCGGCCGGAATCGGAGCAATAATTGCACTCAAACTTGGCCGGCAATCTTTGCTTCCGCCTCGAGACTTATGGTCGAGAATTTGGCTTGTATCTGGTGGTTTAGTTTTTGGCTATCCAATTCTCTCGACCATCGCGATGCGAACCGTTCCTGCATCTGATGCCGGAGTTTTGATTGCACTTTCACCTGTGGCCGGAGTTATAACCGCAATCCTGATTTTTAGAAACAAAACCCCCTCGGCGAAATTTTGGATTGGTGCACTTGGTGGAACTTTCTTTGGAATGCTGTTTTCTGTTTCTAGATCAAACGGTTTAGGCGGCGGTGAGTTTTGGGGCTACGTGATTATGGCGATTGCGGTTGTCATTGGTGCCGTGGGTAATTCATCGGCCGGAGCACTAACCGCAAAATACAAGGCGTTTTACGTAATTAGTTGGGCGATTGTTATCTCAATTCCAATCATGCTGCCGCTCACCATAATCGAATTTATTGTGAATCCAATTACGGTTATGCCAAGTGCTGATGCTTGGTTTGGCTTTTTGTTTGTAAGTTTGTACTCCATATTTTTAGGTCACTACTTCTGGGCAAATGCGCTAAACACAATTGGAATTGCTAAGGCCTCGCAACTACAACTTGCCCAGCCAATCGTCACCATGATTCTGGCAATTTTTATTTTGCGAGAAACCGTTTCAGCATTCACCTGGTTTACTGCCATTGCAATTCTTATTTGCGTTGGTTGGACTCAGCGAATCAATCTGTCGCGCGCAAAGTAG
- a CDS encoding TIM barrel protein — MPKYRLAASAEMMFLDLPFVERVEKIHSRGFEVEIWNWANKDLPALAATGARFNSMTGYLEGDLLEDDGIEKLLATAELSIEASKIIDCPNLNLHGTGLDDQGQAIRKRYGTTRAEWQTARDTLARIAELGEKHDKIFILENLNLLVDHPGTPFGLASEVISLIESVNSPHLRMNLDLYHAQIGEGNLVELVRRAFPIIGEIQVADVPGRCEPGTGEINYKRIAQELKALDYAGVVGLEGWAQTDSDLALDRFAEAFA; from the coding sequence ATGCCTAAATACCGCTTGGCTGCATCAGCCGAAATGATGTTTCTTGATTTACCTTTTGTTGAACGAGTAGAAAAGATTCACTCCCGAGGATTTGAAGTCGAGATTTGGAATTGGGCTAATAAAGATCTGCCTGCTCTTGCAGCAACTGGGGCTAGGTTCAATTCCATGACCGGTTACCTAGAGGGTGACCTTCTAGAGGATGACGGCATCGAAAAGCTTTTGGCAACCGCCGAGCTATCAATTGAGGCTTCAAAGATAATTGACTGCCCAAATCTGAATCTGCACGGTACCGGGCTTGATGACCAAGGCCAGGCAATTCGTAAGCGCTATGGCACTACCCGGGCAGAGTGGCAAACCGCCAGGGATACCCTGGCTCGAATTGCTGAATTGGGTGAAAAGCACGACAAAATTTTTATCTTGGAGAACCTGAATTTACTGGTTGATCACCCTGGCACCCCTTTCGGTTTAGCCTCTGAAGTGATCTCTCTGATTGAGTCTGTAAACAGTCCGCACCTGCGAATGAATCTTGATCTGTATCACGCTCAAATTGGTGAAGGTAATTTAGTTGAACTTGTTCGTCGCGCATTTCCCATCATCGGTGAGATTCAAGTTGCCGACGTGCCTGGTCGCTGCGAACCTGGTACCGGTGAAATTAATTACAAACGAATCGCGCAGGAACTCAAAGCACTTGATTACGCAGGGGTTGTTGGTCTAGAGGGTTGGGCGCAAACCGATTCCGATCTTGCCCTGGATAGATTCGCCGAGGCTTTTGCCTAA
- a CDS encoding SDR family oxidoreductase, producing the protein MAKIAITGSTGFVGSNISSVLLARGHDVLGLGRRTPVVAPNWPVKVVDFTDANSIAEALQGFDAVVHCAIANDFNKLVDDRIYAYDSYVGLTQSVTRAANAAGVKPILISTDWVMDGTQHRVPETDPGNPINFYGALKILSEQVIRDLAPQNGAICRIAGVMGQHQLTQSPRSQDVGFGYFVFSLVETLRAGKKFAVWDGDRVNKVTTPSLAAEIGAQIERVILRDAVGTFHLVGDDAVSRMELAQLTCEVFGLDAKLLTQSEPPEDQLFPAAVPVDSSLGNEFTKKVLGIQPQSIREILYAFKTELETGVVTPLTRAE; encoded by the coding sequence ATGGCGAAAATCGCAATCACTGGATCCACCGGGTTCGTTGGTAGCAACATCTCATCGGTGTTGTTGGCCCGTGGCCATGACGTTCTTGGTCTGGGTCGCCGCACTCCAGTGGTGGCGCCAAACTGGCCAGTCAAGGTGGTTGATTTCACCGATGCCAACTCGATCGCCGAAGCTTTGCAGGGTTTTGATGCGGTGGTGCACTGCGCGATCGCCAATGATTTCAACAAATTAGTCGATGATCGAATCTACGCCTATGACTCCTACGTAGGGCTGACTCAATCGGTGACCAGAGCAGCAAACGCTGCCGGTGTGAAACCAATTTTGATTTCAACCGACTGGGTGATGGACGGAACACAGCATCGAGTACCGGAAACCGATCCAGGCAACCCAATCAATTTCTATGGCGCGCTGAAAATACTTAGCGAGCAGGTTATTCGAGACCTAGCGCCGCAAAACGGAGCGATCTGCAGAATTGCCGGGGTGATGGGGCAGCATCAACTCACCCAAAGCCCCAGGTCTCAGGATGTTGGTTTTGGATATTTTGTTTTTTCGTTGGTTGAAACTCTGCGAGCTGGCAAAAAATTTGCGGTTTGGGACGGAGATCGAGTCAACAAAGTAACCACACCGTCTCTGGCGGCTGAAATTGGTGCACAAATTGAGCGAGTTATTTTGCGTGATGCTGTTGGTACTTTCCACTTGGTTGGCGACGATGCCGTTTCAAGAATGGAACTTGCTCAACTGACCTGTGAGGTTTTTGGTTTAGATGCCAAATTGCTCACCCAAAGCGAACCCCCGGAAGATCAACTGTTTCCCGCAGCAGTGCCAGTTGATTCATCGCTTGGAAATGAATTCACAAAAAAGGTTTTGGGCATTCAGCCGCAATCAATTCGTGAGATTCTTTACGCCTTCAAGACTGAACTTGAAACCGGTGTTGTTACTCCACTAACTAGAGCTGAATAG
- the iolG gene encoding inositol 2-dehydrogenase, which produces MSEKKVRIGLLGTGRIGQVHAISIAENPNVELTYVADVFIEGAKKLAAQYGGKVTADPAEVFASGEVDAVVVASPTPTHVDLISAAIDAGVHVLCEKPIDLDIARVDSLRAKANAAKTIVALGFNRRFDQQFNEIHARVAAGEIGNLEQLTIISRDPGPAGKDYLEVSGGIFRDMTIHDFDMARFFVPEIVEVYAAGANTFSEDIKSLGDYDSAVVTLRGSKNELVSITNSRHAAYGYDQRLEAFGSKGALLATNVSPTTVKLYTNEIVEARKPYLELFLERYAFSYRRELALFIEGIQTGKNVNPTFEDGRAALVLADAATESAKTGKAVKVDLSK; this is translated from the coding sequence ATGAGCGAGAAGAAAGTTCGCATTGGCCTTTTGGGCACCGGCCGCATTGGTCAGGTACATGCGATTAGCATTGCCGAGAATCCAAACGTTGAACTTACTTACGTAGCAGACGTCTTTATCGAGGGCGCCAAAAAACTAGCTGCCCAGTACGGCGGCAAAGTAACCGCCGACCCAGCAGAAGTTTTTGCCTCTGGTGAAGTTGATGCGGTGGTGGTTGCCTCGCCAACCCCAACTCACGTTGATCTGATCAGTGCAGCAATTGATGCGGGTGTGCACGTACTCTGCGAAAAACCAATTGATCTTGACATCGCCCGAGTTGACTCGTTGCGAGCCAAGGCAAATGCCGCCAAGACCATCGTTGCGCTTGGCTTCAACCGCCGCTTTGACCAGCAGTTCAATGAAATCCACGCTCGTGTTGCTGCCGGTGAGATTGGAAATCTTGAACAACTAACCATCATCAGTCGTGATCCTGGTCCGGCTGGCAAGGACTACCTTGAAGTTTCTGGCGGCATCTTTCGCGACATGACAATTCACGACTTTGACATGGCGCGTTTCTTTGTGCCAGAGATTGTTGAAGTTTACGCAGCTGGAGCAAATACTTTCAGTGAGGACATCAAATCGCTTGGTGACTACGACAGTGCAGTTGTAACCCTGCGAGGAAGCAAAAACGAGCTTGTCTCAATTACTAACTCTCGTCACGCGGCGTACGGATACGACCAGCGCCTGGAGGCTTTTGGTTCCAAGGGTGCGCTGCTAGCAACAAATGTTTCACCGACAACGGTGAAGCTTTACACCAATGAAATTGTTGAAGCACGCAAGCCTTACCTAGAACTTTTCCTTGAGCGCTACGCGTTCTCATATCGTCGTGAACTGGCTTTGTTTATTGAAGGCATCCAAACCGGAAAAAATGTGAACCCAACATTTGAAGATGGTCGAGCCGCCCTAGTCTTGGCTGATGCTGCAACTGAATCTGCAAAGACTGGCAAGGCAGTAAAGGTTGATCTTTCAAAGTAA